The Streptomyces armeniacus genomic interval GGTGTGGCCGACGGGCGCGGCCTCAGAAGCGGCTGTAGAGCAGCCTGTTGGGTGAGTCGGCGCCGGGCGAGGTGACCTTGCTCTTGCTGCTCGCGTCCAGCATCGCCTTCGTCACGGTCGAGGGCGACGCCGTGGGGTGCGCGCCGAGGTAGAGCGCCGCCGCGCCGGTGACGTGCGGAGCCGCCATGGACGTACCGGTCATGGTGGCGGACGCCGTGTCCGACGCACGTCCGGCCGAGACGACCTGGTGGCCGGGCGCGAACAGGTCCACGCACTTGCCGTAGTTGGACGACGCCCAGCGCGCGTCCGTGTCGGACGTCGCAGCCACGGTCAGTACGGCGGGGGCGCGGGCCGGGGACTGCTGGCAGGAGTCCGTGTTGGAGTTGCCCGCCGAGACGGCCACGGTGACTCCGGCCTCGACCATGCCCGTGACGGCCGCGTCCTTGGCGTCGGTGGCGGCGCCGCCGATGCTGACGTTGGCGACGGCGGGCTTCACGGCGTTCTTCGCGACCCAGTCGTAGCCCGCGATCACGTCCGCGGTCGTGCCGCGGTTCTCGCAGTCCAGCACGCGGACCGCGACCAGCTTGGCGGACTTGGCGACCCCGTATGTGGCGCCGCCCACGGTGCCCGCGACATGCGTGCCGTGGCCGTGGCAGTCGTCGGCCTTCGCGTCGTCGTCGACGAAGTCCACGCCGTACTTGGCGCGACTGCCGAACTCCTCGTGGGTGATGCGGATTCCGGAGTCGACGATGTACGCGTTGACGTTGGCGGCCTCGGAGTCGTAGCTGTAGCTGTCGCTCAGCGGGAGGTCGCGCTGGTCGACCCGGTCCAGGCCCCAGGTCGGGTCGTTCTGGGTGCCGTTGCCGCGCTCGACGCGGTTCTGCTCCACGTACGCCACGGCGGGGTCGGCGGCGAGCCTTCGCGCCTCGTCCCGGTCCGCGGTGACGGTGAAGCCCTTGAGCGCGGTGGCGTACGTGCGCTGCACGGCGGCGCCGCGCGCGTCCGCGTCGTCGAGCAGGCTGCCGGCCAGCTCGCGTACGGACGTACGGGACTTGAGCCGCGCCGAGTCCGCGGCCTCCTCCCCTGTCTTCTTCATCACGACGATGTACTCACCGTCTATCGTGCCGGGTGCGTCGGCGCCGCGTATCTCTCCGACTCCCGAGCCCCCGGGACCCGGAGTGTCCGCGGACTCCAACGCGCCTGCGCCGACGGCGGTGCCGCCGATCAGGACGAACGCCGCCGCCGAGGCGACGGCTATTCGGGATTTCTTCTTCGTTCTCTTCGCGTGCTGCAACGGAGCGAGCCCTTTCGGTCGGGCGTGCGATGGCTGCTCCGTTCTAGCCGTACACATGTGGCACTAAGGGCACATGTACGGCATAGTCGACTTCCCAACTCACGGTCGTTGTCGAATCGTTATCATGCGCGTGCGGAGGGCCGTGAAACGGCGGCGTGCGGGGGGAGTTGGGCCACCGCGGGGGCCGTTCCCGTTCGCCCGCGGTTCGCCCGCGCTTCGTGCACGGTCCGCGTGCCGGGCGGGAGCCGCGCAGGTGCCGCGCGGGAGCCGGCGGTGTGCCGGTGGTTTGCCGCCGACCGGCGGCCGTACGTACGGCCGAGCCGCGCCGCCCTGGCGGGGCGGCGGGCCCTGCTATCACATCCGGCGGACCGGCGCGAGCCCCCGCGTGGCCCGGCACCGGACCCTCACCACTAAGCTCTTGGACATGCACATGTCCATGCAGTCGTCCGAGCATGGGACGCCCGTCCACATCATCGGCGCCGGTCCCGGCGGCCTCGCCACCGCCGCCGCCCTGCGCGAACGCGGCATCAAGGCGGTCGTCCTGGAGAAGTCCCCCGCCGTGGGCGCCTCCTGGCGCGCCCACTACGACCGGCTCCGACTGCACACCACCCGGCGCTGGTCCACGCTCCCCGGACTGTCCATACCGCGCGCGTACGGGCGCTGGGTCGCCCGCGACGACTACGTGCGCTACCTCGAGAGCTACGCCTCGTACCACCGCATCGAGGTCGCCACCGGCGTCGAGGTCGACCGCATCGACCGCACCGGCGAGGAATGGACCCTGCACGCCAACGGCGGGCGACGGCTGTACGCCCCGGCCGTCGTCGTGGCCACCGGCCACAACCACACCGCGTACATCCCGGACTGGCCCGGCCGCGCCGCCTTCACCGGCGACTTCCTGCACGCGTCCCGCTACCGCGGCGCGGAGCCGTACCACGGCAAGGACGTCCTCGTCGTCGGCGCCGGCAACACGGGCGCGGAGATCGCCGCCGACCTCGCGGAGCGGGGCGCGGCGCGCGTACGGCTCGCGGTCCGCACGCCGCCGCACATCATCCGCCGCTCCACCGCGGGCTGGCCCGCGCAGGCGGGCGGCATCCTCTGCCGCCGCCTGCCGCCACGCCTGGTCGACCGCCTCGCGGCCCGCGCGTCCCGGCTGGGCGGCGGCCGGGACCTGACGGAGTACGGGTTGCCGCGGCCGCCGGGGGTGGTGGCGGCGGTGCCGGTGGCGGCGTCGGGGGCGGCTGGCGCTTCCGGCGCGGCTGGCGCTTCCGGCGCGCCTGCCTCCGTGCCTGACGCCGCGCCTGCCTCGGTGCCTGACGCCGGTGAAGCGGGGCTCTACAGCCGGGCGTTGCAGGGTGCGATCCCCGTGGTGGACGTCGGGATCACGGAGGCCGTGCGGAAGGGGCACGTACAACCGGTGGCCGCGGTACGGGCGTTCGACGGCGCGGACGTCGAACTCGCCGACGGTACGACGGTCACGCCCGACGTCGTCATCGCCGCGACGGGCTTCAGCCGCGGTCTGGAACCGCTGGTCGGCCACCTCGGCGTACTCGACGCGGAAGGCCGCCCCCTGGCCCACGGCCCCCGCACCCACCCGGAGGCCCCGGGCCTCCACTTCACGGGCTTCACGAACCCGATCAGCGGGATGCTCCGCGAACTCTCCCTGGACGCGGGCCGCATCGCCCGTGCGATCAGCCGCAACGCGGTCTGACTCCCCCGGTGGGTGGGGCGCTTACGTCACGTCGTGACACGTGAACCGATTCCGCCGACTGACGGTACCCAGTGGCTGAGGGCCGTCCTCAAACGCCGGACGGGCTGGATTTGGCCGAGCTGGCAGCATCCGTCAGGTTGGCGGCGAGGTCAGCCACCTCAAGCCCGTCCGGCAATTGAGGACGGACGTCCGCCACCGCGGCGGTGGCACCGACCCGGGGCGCTCACACCGCGTCGAGGAGGGCCGAGGCACCGGGCTGCCCCCGGCGGCATGGGGTCACGTGGGCCGAGAGGCCCGCGTGGCCCGGGGCCGCCGTCGCGTGGAGGACCAGGTCCGCGTCGTAGTCGCCGCCAGCCTCCCGCCGGTACGGAATCGGCTCGGCGTCCGGCAGCGTCCGCAGCCGCTCCCGCAGTGCCGCCGCCCACCCCTCCGCGTCGGCCTCCATGGCGCGGTCCGCGCCGTACACGACCAGTGGCGGGAGCGCCTCCATGCCCGTGTACCAGAACGTCCCGTGCAGCATCGGGAACAGCACTTCGTCGATCTGCCCGTGGATGCCACGCGGACCGAAGCCGGACTCGCGGGCGCCGACGGAGGTGACGATCAGCGCGCGTTTGCCGGCGAGGCCGCCGTCGCCGTAGCGGCGGGTGCGGCCGTGGGCGTCGCGTATGCCGAACGCGAAGCCCTGGACCAGCACGCGGTCGAACCAGCCCTTCAGGATCGCGGGCGGTCCGAACCACCACAGCGGGAAGTGGAAGACGAGCGTGTCCGCCCACGCGATCTTCTCCTGCTCGGCGCGGATGTCGTCGCTGAGCGTGCCGCCCACGTACGCGCGTTCCTGCTCCGCGCCGACCACCAGCCGGTCCGTGGACACGTCCGGCGAGGGCTCCGGAGCGCGCACGTCGTCCGCGTCGATCACCGGCTTCCAGCCCATCGCGTACAGGTCCGAGACGCGGTGCTCGTGCCCGTGCGTGCGGAGGGTGCGGAGGCCCTCGGCCATCAGGGAGGCGTTCAGGGAGCGCTGTTCGGGGTGGGCGAATATCCAGAGAACCTTCATGCACCCGAGCCTGCTGGACGGCCCCGTCCGCGAACAGTGGCCAGATGGACCAGGTGTGAAAGAATATGGCCATGAACGATGGCCCTCCGCACGGGAAGCCCCACCGCGTCGCCGTCCTCGTACGGGACGGGGTGCTGCCGCTGGAGCTGGGGCTGGTGCACCAGATGTTCGGCGGGGCCGCCGTGCCCGCGGGGGCGCCGGGCGCGGGCGAGCCGCTGTACGAGGTGGTGACCTGCACGCTCGAGCCGGGTGAGATCCGTACGGACGCCGATTTCCCGATCCGTGTGGACCGCGGCCCGGAGGCGCTCGCGCAGGCGGGCACCGTGATCGTGCCGGCCTCGCACGAGGCGGACGAGACGGAGAGCGAGGGGCGCCTCGGGGCAAGGCTGGCGGACGCGTTCGCCCGCGTACGCCCCGGGACCCGTATCGCGTCGATCTGTACGGGCGCGTTCGTGCTGGCCGCCGCGGGGCTGCTGGACGGGCGGCGCGCGACGACGCACTGGAAGTCGGCGGCCCGGTTCCGGGAGCTGTATCCGGCGGTGCGGCTCGACCCGGACGTGCTGTACACCGACGAGGGCGACGTCCTCACCTCCGCCGGAGAGGTCGCGGGCATCGACCTGTGCCTGCACATGATCCGGTGCGACCACGGCGCCGCCGTCGCGAACGACGTGGCCCGCTCGACGGTCGTACCGCCGCACCGGGACGGCGGGCAGGCGCAGTTCATCCCGCGGCCCGTGCCGGAGCCCGCGCGGCGGGCGTCCACGGGGGCGGCGCGGGCGTGGGCGCTGGAGCATCTGGACCGGCCGGTGACACTCCGGGAGCTGGCGCAGAGGGAGTCGATGAGTGTACGGACGTTCACTCGGCGCTTCCGTGAGGAGGTCGGTCTCACTCCCCTGCGGTGGCTGAACCAGCAGCGCATCGAGCGCGCCCGGCAGCTGCTGGAGGAGACGGATCTCCCGGTGGACCGGGTGGCGGCGGACGCGGGTTTCGGTACGGGCGCGTCGCTGCGGCAGCACATGCAGGCGGCGCTCGGCGTCTCGCCGAGCGCCTACCGTACGACGTTCCGCGGCCCGGCCGCGCTCCCTGCGGCCCTGACCGGTACGGGCGAGGTCACGCCGCCTTCGTGACGGCCGGACGGCGCCGGATGACGAGCGCCATCAGCGCCGCCGTCGCGCACAGGGCGCCCGAGGCGACCCACACCACGTCGTACGAGCCGGTCGCGTCCCGTGTGACACCGGCCAGGAACGCGACGAGCGAGGCGCCCGCCTGGTGCGAGGCGAGGACCCAGCCGAAGACGATCGCGCCGTCGGCGCCGAAGTGCTCGCGGCACAGGGCGATGGTCGGGGGCACGGTGGCGACCCAGTCGAGGCCGTAGAAGACGATGAAGAAGAGCATCGACGGGTGCACGTCGTTCGCGAACAGCAGCGGCAGGAAGAGCAGCGAGACGCCGCGCAGCGCGTAGTAGACGGCGAGCAGCCGGCGGGCGTCGAAGCGGTCCGTGAACCAGCCGGAGGCGACCGTTCCGACCAGGTCGAAGACGCCGATGACGGCGAGCAGCGACGCAGCGGTCGGCACGGCCATCCCGTGGTCGTGCGCGGCGGGTACGAAGTGGACGCCGACCAGGCCGTTCGTGCTGGCGCCGCATATCGCGAAGGTGCCCGCGAGCAGCCAGAAGACCTTGGTGCGGGCCGCCGAGAACAGCGCCCCGAGCGCGCGCCGCCCGGCGCCCGCGGGGTGCTCGGCGGGGGTGACATAGTCGTCTCCGGCGCCGTACGGGCGCAGCCCGACGTCCTCCGGGCGGTCCCGCAGCAGCCACACCACGAGCGGTACGACGGCGAGTGCCGCGCCGCACACGACCAGGGAGGCCGTACGCCAGCCGGGGCCCTCCACGAGGAGCGCGACCAGCGGCAGGAACACCAGCTGGCCCGCGGCGCCGCCCGCCGTGAGCACGCCGGTGACCAGGCCGCGGCGCTGCACGAACCAGCGGTTGGTGACGGTCGCTGCGAACGCGAGCGCCATCGAGCCGCTGCCGAGCCCGACCAGGACGCCCCAGCACAGGAACAGCTGCCAGGGCGAGGACATGAA includes:
- a CDS encoding S8 family peptidase — encoded protein: MQHAKRTKKKSRIAVASAAAFVLIGGTAVGAGALESADTPGPGGSGVGEIRGADAPGTIDGEYIVVMKKTGEEAADSARLKSRTSVRELAGSLLDDADARGAAVQRTYATALKGFTVTADRDEARRLAADPAVAYVEQNRVERGNGTQNDPTWGLDRVDQRDLPLSDSYSYDSEAANVNAYIVDSGIRITHEEFGSRAKYGVDFVDDDAKADDCHGHGTHVAGTVGGATYGVAKSAKLVAVRVLDCENRGTTADVIAGYDWVAKNAVKPAVANVSIGGAATDAKDAAVTGMVEAGVTVAVSAGNSNTDSCQQSPARAPAVLTVAATSDTDARWASSNYGKCVDLFAPGHQVVSAGRASDTASATMTGTSMAAPHVTGAAALYLGAHPTASPSTVTKAMLDASSKSKVTSPGADSPNRLLYSRF
- a CDS encoding flavin-containing monooxygenase; the encoded protein is MHMSMQSSEHGTPVHIIGAGPGGLATAAALRERGIKAVVLEKSPAVGASWRAHYDRLRLHTTRRWSTLPGLSIPRAYGRWVARDDYVRYLESYASYHRIEVATGVEVDRIDRTGEEWTLHANGGRRLYAPAVVVATGHNHTAYIPDWPGRAAFTGDFLHASRYRGAEPYHGKDVLVVGAGNTGAEIAADLAERGAARVRLAVRTPPHIIRRSTAGWPAQAGGILCRRLPPRLVDRLAARASRLGGGRDLTEYGLPRPPGVVAAVPVAASGAAGASGAAGASGAPASVPDAAPASVPDAGEAGLYSRALQGAIPVVDVGITEAVRKGHVQPVAAVRAFDGADVELADGTTVTPDVVIAATGFSRGLEPLVGHLGVLDAEGRPLAHGPRTHPEAPGLHFTGFTNPISGMLRELSLDAGRIARAISRNAV
- a CDS encoding NAD(P)H-dependent oxidoreductase, translating into MKVLWIFAHPEQRSLNASLMAEGLRTLRTHGHEHRVSDLYAMGWKPVIDADDVRAPEPSPDVSTDRLVVGAEQERAYVGGTLSDDIRAEQEKIAWADTLVFHFPLWWFGPPAILKGWFDRVLVQGFAFGIRDAHGRTRRYGDGGLAGKRALIVTSVGARESGFGPRGIHGQIDEVLFPMLHGTFWYTGMEALPPLVVYGADRAMEADAEGWAAALRERLRTLPDAEPIPYRREAGGDYDADLVLHATAAPGHAGLSAHVTPCRRGQPGASALLDAV
- a CDS encoding GlxA family transcriptional regulator, producing the protein MNDGPPHGKPHRVAVLVRDGVLPLELGLVHQMFGGAAVPAGAPGAGEPLYEVVTCTLEPGEIRTDADFPIRVDRGPEALAQAGTVIVPASHEADETESEGRLGARLADAFARVRPGTRIASICTGAFVLAAAGLLDGRRATTHWKSAARFRELYPAVRLDPDVLYTDEGDVLTSAGEVAGIDLCLHMIRCDHGAAVANDVARSTVVPPHRDGGQAQFIPRPVPEPARRASTGAARAWALEHLDRPVTLRELAQRESMSVRTFTRRFREEVGLTPLRWLNQQRIERARQLLEETDLPVDRVAADAGFGTGASLRQHMQAALGVSPSAYRTTFRGPAALPAALTGTGEVTPPS
- a CDS encoding MFS transporter — its product is MASGPLVRCGHPGEGERVTQTLPPQPPSATAVPAKGGRRPPRIHRAWWVAVVSFVALVGAAGFRATPSVFIDPLKDEFGWSSGTVSGAVSVNVLLYGLTAPFASALMERYGIRRVVACALLLIAGGSGLTVFMSSPWQLFLCWGVLVGLGSGSMALAFAATVTNRWFVQRRGLVTGVLTAGGAAGQLVFLPLVALLVEGPGWRTASLVVCGAALAVVPLVVWLLRDRPEDVGLRPYGAGDDYVTPAEHPAGAGRRALGALFSAARTKVFWLLAGTFAICGASTNGLVGVHFVPAAHDHGMAVPTAASLLAVIGVFDLVGTVASGWFTDRFDARRLLAVYYALRGVSLLFLPLLFANDVHPSMLFFIVFYGLDWVATVPPTIALCREHFGADGAIVFGWVLASHQAGASLVAFLAGVTRDATGSYDVVWVASGALCATAALMALVIRRRPAVTKAA